A part of Girardinichthys multiradiatus isolate DD_20200921_A chromosome 12, DD_fGirMul_XY1, whole genome shotgun sequence genomic DNA contains:
- the LOC124878424 gene encoding hydroxycarboxylic acid receptor 2-like has translation MLCNFSGPVLIRALPPLLLTEFILGLAGNGWALFIFCFHLRPWKSSTVLLFNLAVTDFMLILALPLRASYYLSGIRWMFRDTICNLCLFMLAMNRSGSTFFLMAIAGDRYMRVVHPHHPINSLSVGKAMLVALGLWLVPITMTAHVFFLKHINTTYCESFMLDTDRHTGSLSWHKFTFLFSFYMPLLVILYCTFHIIIHLRRRQLTHQAKFKKALYFIVVVVVVFIICFLPSNITLLVMWIKTLKGFKCADIEQLNTVFYITISLTYLNSVLDPVVYYFSSPAFKNICRKALHLPTTETCESTDMKMRETASQSLSQL, from the coding sequence ATGCTGTGCAACTTCAGCGGACCCGTGCTAATCCGAGCGCTCCCTCCGCTGCTGCTCACAGAGTTCATTCTGGGTCTTGCTGGAAATGGTTGGGCTCTGTTCATCTTCTGCTTCCACCTGAGACCCTGGAAAAGCAGCACTGTGCTGCTCTTCAACCTGGCAGTAACTGACTTCATGCTCATCCTGGCTCTGCCTCTCCGTGCCAGCTATTACCTCTCAGGGATCAGATGGATGTTCAGAGACACAATCTGTAACCTCTGCCTCTTCATGCTGGCGATGAACCGCAGCGGGAGCACCTTCTTCTTGATGGCCATCGCAGGGGACAGGTACATGCGTGTGGTGCATCCCCACCATCCCATCAACTCCCTGAGTGTGGGCAAGGCCATGCTGGTAGCGCTTGGGCTGTGGCTGGTCCCCATTACAATGACAGCCCATGTCTTCTTTCTGAAACACATCAACACAACCTACTGTGAGAGCTTCATGTTGgacacagacagacatacaGGAAGCTTGTCCTGGCATAAGTTTACGTTTCTCTTCTCTTTCTACATGCCCCTGCTGGTGATTCTCTACTGCACCTTCCACATCATCATCCACCTGAGGAGGAGACAGCTGACCCACCAAGCCAAGTTCAAGAAGGCTCTGTACTTCATTgttgtggtggtggtggttttCATCATCTGCTTCCTTCCCAGCAACATCACTCTGCTGGTCATGTGGATCAAGACACTCAAAGGATTCAAGTGTGCCGATATTGAGCAGCTAAACACTGTGTTCTATATTACCATCAGTCTGACTTATCTCAACAGCGTGCTGGACCCCGTGGTCTACTACTTCTCCAGCCCAGCTTTTAAGAACATCTGCAGGAAAGCTCTGCATCTGCCTACGACAGAGACTTGTGAGAGCACAGACATGAAAATGCGTGAGACGGCATCCCAGTCGCTCAGCCAGCTGTGA